A part of Citrifermentans bremense genomic DNA contains:
- a CDS encoding FKBP-type peptidyl-prolyl cis-trans isomerase: MRNVEKFIVILLLLAAVAIPACSQKEAKPTSEKAAESKAPAGATVTASGLSYTDIVKGNGAAPTSGKMVTVHYTGVLENGTKFDSSVDRGQPFSFRIGAGEVIPGWDEGVISMKVGGKRKLIIPPQLGYGSAGAGGVIPPNATLIFDVELLDVEK, encoded by the coding sequence ATGCGCAACGTAGAGAAGTTCATCGTCATTTTGCTGCTTCTGGCAGCAGTAGCCATTCCCGCATGTTCCCAGAAGGAGGCGAAGCCGACGTCGGAAAAAGCCGCCGAGAGCAAGGCCCCTGCCGGCGCGACGGTGACGGCTTCCGGTCTTTCCTACACCGATATCGTCAAAGGCAACGGTGCCGCTCCCACCTCGGGGAAGATGGTTACTGTGCATTACACCGGGGTGCTGGAAAACGGCACCAAGTTCGACAGCTCCGTTGATCGCGGCCAGCCCTTCAGCTTCCGCATCGGCGCGGGCGAGGTGATCCCCGGGTGGGACGAAGGTGTCATCTCCATGAAAGTCGGCGGCAAAAGAAAGCTGATCATCCCGCCGCAGCTCGGTTACGGCTCGGCAGGGGCGGGCGGGGTGATCCCCCCCAACGCCACCCTGATCTTTGACGTGGAATTGCTGGACGTGGAGAAGTAA
- the ybeY gene encoding rRNA maturation RNase YbeY — protein MGCPEAELSVSIVGDRAIRVINREYLGRDKATNVISFAMQEGEFGAINPELLGDVVISVDTALREADEAGESFLSRLYFLLLHGILHITGYDHERSGEAEAARMEAKEREIFALLVGEGLV, from the coding sequence TTGGGATGTCCTGAGGCGGAGCTCTCCGTCAGCATCGTCGGCGACCGCGCCATCAGGGTCATCAACCGCGAATATCTGGGGCGGGACAAGGCGACCAACGTGATCTCCTTCGCCATGCAGGAGGGTGAGTTCGGCGCCATCAACCCGGAGCTTCTGGGGGACGTGGTGATCTCGGTCGACACCGCCCTTCGCGAGGCAGATGAGGCGGGGGAGAGCTTCCTGAGCCGCCTCTACTTCCTGCTTTTGCACGGCATCCTGCACATCACCGGCTACGACCACGAAAGAAGCGGCGAGGCCGAGGCGGCCCGCATGGAGGCGAAGGAGCGCGAGATCTTCGCCCTTTTGGTCGGGGAAGGTCTTGTCTAG
- the lnt gene encoding apolipoprotein N-acyltransferase has protein sequence MLALSFPEPGISALAWIAFVPLFLAAAGASPAAGFRLGFTAGCAAYAGILYWLNIVMTTYGKLPAAASAALYLALAGYLALYPGVVIWLARRCESKRIGLLISFPLFWVAGELIRSYLLTGFPWANLGYSQYRTLPLIQISDLTGVYGVSFLVAFANVVFYRIWVSMRHRERYPATALLLLLLLIAATMGYGVLALSRPEKGPLQQVLTVQGNIRQEHKWDPAFQASTVATYERLTHKGVESPGTLVVWPESALPFFLQSEPAYAARVKALAADLKSYLLTGSPAYDKEGGELRYLNSAFLISPAGAVTGRSDKLHLVPFGEYVPLSSLLPFVNKLVQGIGDFSPGKAAVPLDTANGKIGVLVCFEGIFPEVSRAYVRSGATMLVNITNDAWFGRSSAPYQHLSMTVFRAVENRVPLVRAANTGISSVIDGKGHIRGMTQIFEEATLSAQVRIGTGGTFYSRYGDIFALFCLAASIALGAESFKKKTFRVKRHL, from the coding sequence ATGCTGGCGCTGTCGTTCCCGGAACCGGGCATCTCGGCTCTGGCCTGGATCGCTTTCGTGCCGCTGTTTCTGGCCGCAGCCGGCGCTTCCCCCGCCGCCGGCTTCAGGCTCGGTTTCACCGCAGGCTGCGCCGCCTACGCCGGCATCCTTTACTGGCTGAACATCGTGATGACGACCTACGGGAAGCTCCCCGCGGCCGCAAGCGCGGCGCTTTACCTCGCGCTGGCTGGCTACCTGGCGCTCTACCCAGGCGTCGTCATCTGGCTTGCGCGGCGCTGCGAGTCAAAGCGGATCGGTCTGCTGATCTCGTTCCCACTTTTCTGGGTGGCGGGGGAGTTGATCCGCTCCTATCTGCTCACCGGTTTCCCCTGGGCCAACCTCGGTTATTCCCAGTACCGGACCCTGCCGCTGATCCAGATCAGCGACCTGACCGGGGTTTACGGGGTAAGCTTCCTGGTCGCCTTCGCCAACGTGGTCTTCTACCGGATCTGGGTCTCCATGCGCCACAGGGAGCGCTACCCGGCAACCGCCCTGTTGTTGCTGCTGCTTTTGATCGCCGCCACCATGGGGTACGGCGTGCTCGCGCTGAGCCGGCCGGAGAAGGGGCCGCTGCAGCAGGTCCTCACGGTGCAGGGGAACATCCGGCAGGAGCATAAGTGGGATCCGGCCTTCCAGGCATCGACCGTCGCGACCTACGAGCGGCTGACCCACAAGGGGGTAGAGAGCCCCGGGACCCTGGTGGTCTGGCCCGAGAGCGCGCTTCCCTTCTTCCTGCAGTCCGAGCCTGCCTACGCCGCGCGGGTAAAAGCGCTGGCGGCGGATCTGAAAAGCTACCTTTTGACCGGCAGTCCCGCCTACGACAAGGAGGGAGGGGAGCTGCGCTACCTGAACAGCGCCTTCCTGATCTCCCCGGCCGGCGCTGTCACCGGAAGAAGCGACAAACTGCATCTGGTCCCCTTCGGCGAGTACGTGCCGCTTTCGTCCCTGCTCCCGTTCGTGAACAAGCTGGTGCAGGGGATCGGCGACTTCTCGCCTGGCAAGGCCGCGGTACCGCTTGACACCGCCAACGGGAAGATCGGCGTCCTGGTCTGCTTCGAGGGGATCTTCCCGGAGGTCTCCCGCGCCTATGTGCGAAGCGGAGCGACCATGCTGGTGAACATCACCAACGACGCCTGGTTCGGGCGCTCCTCAGCGCCATACCAGCATCTATCCATGACCGTGTTCCGGGCGGTCGAGAACCGGGTCCCGCTGGTGCGCGCCGCGAACACCGGGATCTCCTCGGTGATAGACGGCAAGGGGCACATCCGGGGCATGACGCAGATCTTCGAGGAGGCGACCCTTTCCGCGCAGGTGAGGATTGGGACCGGCGGCACCTTCTACAGCCGCTACGGCGACATCTTCGCCCTGTTCTGCCTGGCGGCGAGCATCGCGCTCGGCGCGGAGAGCTTCAAGAAAAAAACGTTCAGGGTGAAGCGCCACCTGTAG
- a CDS encoding HD domain-containing protein, translating into MMSEAEVPDLEPLRAWFASYCGSFRSPDPEQQRNFDLKEKHTRNVCLAARRIAQGESPRFCMLAEVAAVCHDLGRFPQFRDFHTFKDSDSLNHAHLSAQVVKEHALLDFLTRQERETVEIAVRLHNVFEVPAGLPPETGKLLRLLRDADKLDIWRVFIEYFQAPEEERASAAGLGFPDIPECAPEVLDAVRSGKLVHLSSLRSLNDFKLLQVSWIYDINFVSTLSFIRERGVLEQFAAILPDDDAVLDALARVREYLDRRLDDSTRNP; encoded by the coding sequence ATGATGAGTGAGGCTGAGGTTCCGGACCTGGAGCCTTTGCGTGCCTGGTTTGCCTCCTATTGCGGTTCCTTTCGGAGCCCGGATCCTGAACAGCAGCGCAACTTCGACCTCAAGGAAAAGCATACCCGCAACGTCTGCCTCGCCGCTCGCCGCATAGCACAGGGGGAGAGCCCGAGGTTCTGCATGCTCGCGGAGGTGGCTGCAGTCTGCCATGACCTTGGCCGCTTCCCCCAGTTCAGGGACTTCCATACCTTCAAAGACAGCGATTCGCTGAACCATGCACATCTATCGGCCCAGGTCGTCAAGGAGCATGCACTGCTCGATTTTCTCACGCGCCAGGAGCGGGAAACTGTGGAGATAGCGGTACGGCTGCATAATGTCTTCGAGGTCCCGGCCGGCCTCCCGCCGGAAACCGGGAAACTGCTGCGCCTGCTGCGTGACGCAGACAAGCTCGACATCTGGCGCGTCTTCATCGAGTACTTCCAGGCTCCGGAAGAGGAGCGTGCCTCCGCCGCGGGGCTCGGCTTCCCGGACATCCCTGAGTGCGCGCCGGAAGTGCTGGACGCAGTGAGGAGCGGAAAGTTGGTGCACCTCTCCAGCCTGAGGAGCCTGAACGACTTCAAGCTTTTGCAGGTGTCGTGGATTTATGACATCAACTTTGTCTCCACGCTTAGCTTTATCCGCGAGAGAGGCGTGCTGGAGCAGTTCGCCGCCATCCTCCCTGATGATGATGCGGTTCTCGATGCGCTAGCCCGGGTTCGGGAATACTTGGACCGGCGCCTGGATGACAGCACCAGGAACCCATAG
- a CDS encoding class II fructose-bisphosphate aldolase, with translation MPVTSSDFVKALEVGRPPNVAKLFPNSKALLVSGKVIDRAMNAKGHALALAANGRNHFVIRGVLAAAQRANAAVLIEIAKSEGGQKAYCPVNYWNMARQVDAVANELGITIPVAIHADHYGIKGEGDIKSAKVEIPSMFDAGITSIAIDASHLPDEENLLANLELNQFIPAWAGLETEVGEIKGKEGLSTVPEALFLIKGLNAHGVFPDWIALNNGTTHGIEASDAGIQVELTAEIHEAIKPYGVNGAQHGTSGNSYERLRQIAQKTRTTKANVATALQFISWGLEVNDYGNAKLDANGNFIKVKGEGMTEELWAEMVAFADSKGWKKGDYKNLNLPFENKLLAQPKEARDRMAKRVEDFAYKLITEVFNSGDTAPLAVDAILKAGSYDLGPKGKRVEDPAQWTKEMLPKQAAGLSRDKGPAGNFED, from the coding sequence ATGCCAGTAACGTCTTCAGATTTCGTCAAAGCCCTCGAGGTAGGCCGTCCCCCCAACGTCGCGAAACTTTTCCCCAATTCCAAGGCTTTGCTGGTCAGCGGCAAGGTGATCGACCGCGCCATGAACGCCAAGGGGCATGCCCTCGCACTGGCAGCCAACGGGAGGAATCACTTCGTCATCCGCGGCGTTCTCGCTGCGGCGCAGAGGGCCAACGCCGCCGTCCTCATCGAGATCGCCAAGTCCGAGGGGGGGCAGAAAGCGTACTGCCCGGTCAACTACTGGAACATGGCGCGCCAGGTAGACGCCGTAGCCAACGAGCTCGGCATCACCATCCCGGTCGCCATCCATGCCGACCACTACGGCATCAAGGGTGAAGGGGACATCAAGTCGGCCAAGGTTGAGATCCCCAGCATGTTCGACGCCGGCATCACCTCCATCGCCATCGATGCCTCGCACCTCCCCGACGAGGAGAACCTCCTGGCGAACCTCGAACTGAACCAGTTCATCCCGGCCTGGGCCGGTCTTGAGACCGAGGTCGGCGAGATCAAGGGTAAAGAGGGGCTCTCCACCGTGCCCGAGGCGCTCTTCCTGATCAAGGGGCTTAACGCCCACGGCGTCTTCCCTGACTGGATCGCCCTCAACAACGGCACCACCCACGGGATCGAGGCCTCCGACGCCGGCATCCAGGTGGAGTTGACCGCCGAAATCCATGAAGCCATCAAGCCTTACGGCGTGAACGGCGCCCAGCACGGCACCTCCGGCAACAGCTACGAAAGGCTGCGCCAGATCGCCCAGAAGACCCGCACCACCAAGGCCAACGTCGCCACGGCGCTGCAGTTCATCTCCTGGGGGCTCGAGGTCAACGACTACGGCAACGCCAAGCTCGACGCGAACGGCAACTTCATCAAGGTGAAGGGCGAGGGGATGACCGAGGAGCTTTGGGCCGAGATGGTCGCTTTCGCCGACTCCAAGGGGTGGAAGAAAGGGGATTACAAAAACCTCAACCTCCCGTTCGAGAACAAGCTCCTGGCACAGCCTAAGGAGGCGCGTGACAGGATGGCCAAGCGGGTCGAGGATTTCGCCTACAAGCTCATCACGGAGGTATTCAACTCCGGCGACACCGCGCCTCTTGCCGTCGACGCCATCCTGAAAGCCGGCTCCTACGACCTCGGGCCGAAGGGCAAGCGCGTCGAGGACCCGGCCCAATGGACCAAGGAGATGCTCCCGAAACAGGCTGCCGGGCTTTCCAGGGACAAAGGGCCCGCGGGGAACTTTGAAGACTAA
- the cas6 gene encoding CRISPR system precrRNA processing endoribonuclease RAMP protein Cas6, which translates to MELHYARLLFTFTLTSDIADPHAFFATRAEFEMAFRNSLGCRRSDCTGCLSAAPCPFPATFGQQIANDPEAVRRHQKPPLPFIFQFPVLPLPPNSGKSFQLALHLVGSAVQHVSCYIAAVRVLVESKKGRVVNVEAEAPGGGVAPIDAAGVPLLSSQDPVLAGPLSTDTVTLQLLTPLKLVHEGRLLKNFTFAQFARSLMRRISSLAYHYEGAEPSLDYRWLSQTSEAVETLEYGCRLVSWNGRPAGIAGTAVFGGDLEPFHLLLQLGMATHLGKGASFGFGSYRVES; encoded by the coding sequence GTGGAGTTGCATTACGCCAGACTGCTGTTCACCTTTACCCTCACCTCGGATATTGCCGACCCCCACGCTTTTTTTGCCACCCGCGCCGAGTTCGAGATGGCTTTCCGCAACTCTCTCGGTTGCCGCAGGTCCGACTGCACCGGCTGCCTCTCCGCTGCCCCCTGTCCTTTCCCCGCTACCTTCGGTCAGCAGATAGCCAACGATCCCGAGGCCGTCAGGCGACACCAGAAGCCGCCGCTTCCCTTTATCTTCCAGTTCCCGGTGCTCCCTTTGCCCCCCAACAGCGGGAAGAGCTTCCAGCTTGCGCTGCACCTGGTAGGAAGCGCCGTCCAGCATGTATCCTGTTACATCGCTGCGGTGCGGGTTCTAGTGGAGAGCAAGAAAGGGCGCGTAGTCAATGTCGAAGCGGAGGCTCCGGGAGGAGGGGTGGCCCCGATAGATGCCGCCGGCGTCCCGCTGCTCAGTTCTCAGGATCCCGTGCTGGCAGGACCGCTTTCCACGGATACGGTTACCCTGCAGCTATTGACACCGCTGAAACTGGTTCATGAGGGGAGGCTGTTGAAGAACTTCACGTTTGCACAGTTCGCGCGCTCGCTGATGCGCCGGATCTCCTCGCTTGCCTATCATTACGAGGGGGCGGAGCCGTCGCTCGATTACCGCTGGCTCTCCCAGACAAGCGAAGCCGTGGAGACGCTCGAGTACGGCTGCCGCCTCGTCTCATGGAACGGCCGCCCGGCAGGGATCGCGGGAACGGCCGTTTTCGGCGGGGACCTCGAGCCCTTTCACCTGCTCCTGCAACTGGGGATGGCCACACACCTTGGCAAGGGAGCTTCGTTCGGCTTCGGCTCCTACCGCGTGGAAA
- a CDS encoding hemolysin family protein, which yields MEEDNGSKGQGLIESLTRLLYGKKRVTEAEIQEMMDAGEEEGVINQEENAMIRSILSLGDSMVREIMLPRMEMSCVSIEDEVSEVLKSIIASGHSRLPVYEGTIDNVIGLIYAKDLLRYWGEPDHAIELRKLIRPPFFIPETKNLEELLHDFKKRRVHMAVVIDEYGGTAGLVTIEDLLEQIVGDIQDEYDLETERLSVQADNSIVADGRLPIEELQEHFDVVVEKDKFETVGGLIFHLTGRIPAAGEVIESDDLVLTVLEADERRIAKVHIARREPRPQDKESEAP from the coding sequence TTGGAAGAGGATAACGGAAGCAAGGGGCAGGGCTTGATCGAGTCCCTGACCAGGCTCTTGTACGGCAAGAAGCGGGTCACCGAGGCCGAGATCCAGGAGATGATGGACGCCGGCGAGGAGGAAGGGGTCATCAACCAGGAGGAGAACGCGATGATCCGTTCCATCCTGAGCCTGGGTGACTCCATGGTGCGCGAGATCATGCTGCCGCGTATGGAGATGTCCTGCGTCTCCATCGAGGACGAGGTGAGCGAGGTGTTGAAGTCCATCATCGCCTCGGGCCATTCCCGGCTCCCGGTCTACGAGGGGACCATCGACAACGTGATCGGCCTCATCTACGCCAAGGACCTGCTTCGGTACTGGGGGGAGCCGGACCACGCGATCGAGCTTAGAAAGCTGATCCGCCCGCCGTTTTTCATCCCCGAGACCAAGAACCTGGAGGAGCTGCTGCACGATTTCAAGAAGCGGCGGGTGCACATGGCGGTCGTCATCGACGAGTACGGCGGCACGGCCGGGCTCGTCACCATCGAGGACCTCCTGGAGCAGATCGTCGGGGACATCCAGGACGAGTACGACCTGGAGACCGAGCGGCTGTCGGTACAGGCGGACAACTCCATCGTGGCCGACGGCAGGCTCCCCATCGAGGAACTGCAGGAACATTTCGACGTCGTGGTGGAGAAGGACAAGTTCGAGACAGTGGGGGGGCTCATCTTCCACCTCACCGGGCGCATCCCCGCCGCAGGCGAGGTGATCGAGAGCGACGACCTCGTGCTCACCGTCCTGGAGGCGGACGAAAGGCGCATCGCCAAGGTGCACATCGCCAGGCGCGAGCCGCGGCCGCAGGACAAGGAGTCCGAGGCGCCGTGA
- a CDS encoding NlpC/P60 family protein — MLKKIHILAICLMLLAQAATGCAAQRAGLSSVGYAIQVGAFSDVKNAERVTRKLQEQGIEAFYFRKENGIYAVRFGDFPRREDARKVAQKLVKDRVVSSYFIATPQAERTPAVREPSLHKAPAPSIAKPPALPRKAEESVAKRDRSDMGSIAARTAERFVGIPYRWGGDTVVDGMDCSGFVRAVYNLCGVNIPRTSREQYRVGDVVGREELKDGDLVFFGGSPEEINHVGIFVGNGRFVHAPRRGDDIKVSSMDESYFQKRFVGAKRYF, encoded by the coding sequence ATGTTGAAAAAGATTCACATACTGGCCATCTGCCTGATGCTGTTGGCACAGGCCGCAACCGGCTGCGCCGCCCAGCGCGCCGGGCTTTCCAGTGTCGGGTACGCCATCCAGGTGGGGGCCTTCTCGGACGTCAAAAACGCCGAGCGGGTCACCCGCAAGCTGCAGGAGCAGGGGATCGAGGCCTTCTACTTCAGGAAGGAGAACGGCATCTACGCCGTCCGCTTCGGCGACTTCCCGCGCCGCGAGGACGCGAGGAAGGTGGCCCAGAAGCTGGTGAAGGACCGGGTGGTTTCCTCCTACTTCATCGCCACGCCGCAGGCCGAACGGACCCCGGCGGTCCGGGAGCCGTCGCTGCACAAGGCACCCGCTCCCTCCATCGCCAAGCCGCCGGCTCTGCCGAGGAAAGCCGAGGAGAGCGTGGCCAAGCGCGACAGAAGCGACATGGGATCCATCGCGGCCCGCACCGCCGAGCGCTTCGTGGGGATCCCTTACCGCTGGGGCGGGGACACCGTAGTAGACGGCATGGACTGCAGCGGTTTCGTGCGCGCCGTCTACAACCTTTGCGGCGTCAACATCCCCCGCACCTCCCGGGAGCAGTACCGCGTCGGGGACGTGGTCGGGCGGGAGGAACTTAAGGACGGGGACCTGGTCTTCTTCGGGGGCTCACCGGAAGAGATCAACCACGTCGGGATCTTCGTCGGCAACGGCCGTTTCGTCCACGCCCCGCGCAGGGGGGACGACATCAAGGTCAGCTCCATGGACGAGTCGTACTTCCAGAAGCGTTTTGTCGGCGCCAAAAGGTATTTTTAA
- a CDS encoding PilZ domain-containing protein, with amino-acid sequence MKDRRNFSRVDFRVSALLQAEGVAIKGEVTDVSLHGLYMETGEQIPVGSPVEITIYLSSTTEPVVINVKGTVARLVPGGIGCAFDKMDVESFAHLRSIISYQGGDESKVMAEFSEYIVRKMHDE; translated from the coding sequence ATGAAAGACAGGCGCAACTTTTCGCGGGTCGATTTCAGGGTTTCGGCGTTGCTGCAGGCAGAGGGTGTCGCGATAAAGGGCGAGGTGACGGACGTAAGCCTGCATGGTCTCTACATGGAGACCGGCGAGCAGATACCGGTAGGAAGCCCTGTGGAGATCACCATCTACCTCTCCTCGACCACCGAACCTGTCGTGATCAACGTCAAAGGGACCGTGGCAAGACTGGTTCCGGGCGGGATCGGCTGCGCCTTCGACAAGATGGACGTCGAATCCTTCGCCCATCTCCGCAGCATCATCTCCTACCAGGGTGGGGACGAGTCCAAGGTCATGGCCGAGTTCTCCGAGTACATCGTCAGGAAGATGCATGATGAGTGA
- the prfB gene encoding peptide chain release factor 2 (programmed frameshift), translating into MFREEIAKIEELAERIDKLRGSLEVDDKKERMQELEELTSRPDFWNDAENAQKVLKSRTLMEKDVTTWESLDKQAQDIRELIELGSEEQDEATLSEVAGMNAQLESGVSQAEFRRMLSGPHDASGAFVSINSGAGGTESQDWAEMLLRMYLRYCEKKGWKTEITDYQEGDGAGVKGVTFAVTGEFAYGYLKAEAGIHRLVRISPFDSSARRHTSFASVFVFPVIEEDDIEIKIAESDLRIDTYRSSGAGGQHVNTTDSAIRITHIPTGTVVACQSERSQHMNKATAMKVLRSKLYEMELREREAKASDIAGEKKEIGWGSQIRSYVLHPYKMVKDLRTGVESGNPDSVLDGALDDFVVPYLMGVRRETKDI; encoded by the exons ATGTTCAGAGAAGAAATTGCCAAAATAGAAGAGCTAGCCGAGCGTATCGACAAGCTCCGGGGGTCTCTT GAAGTAGATGACAAGAAAGAGCGGATGCAGGAACTCGAGGAACTTACCTCCCGCCCTGATTTCTGGAACGATGCGGAAAACGCCCAGAAGGTGCTCAAGTCCAGGACCCTCATGGAAAAGGACGTCACCACCTGGGAAAGTCTCGACAAGCAGGCGCAGGACATCCGGGAGCTGATCGAACTGGGAAGCGAGGAGCAGGACGAGGCGACCCTTTCCGAGGTAGCCGGCATGAACGCGCAACTCGAGTCGGGGGTGTCCCAGGCTGAATTCCGCAGGATGCTTTCCGGCCCCCACGACGCCTCCGGTGCCTTCGTCTCCATCAACTCCGGGGCAGGGGGGACCGAGTCGCAGGACTGGGCCGAGATGCTTTTGCGCATGTACCTGCGCTACTGCGAGAAGAAGGGTTGGAAGACGGAGATCACCGACTATCAGGAAGGTGACGGCGCGGGGGTGAAGGGAGTCACCTTCGCGGTCACCGGCGAGTTCGCCTACGGCTATCTCAAGGCAGAGGCGGGAATCCACCGCCTGGTGCGCATCTCTCCCTTCGACAGCTCCGCCCGGCGCCACACCTCGTTCGCCTCAGTTTTCGTCTTCCCGGTGATAGAAGAGGACGACATCGAGATCAAGATCGCGGAGAGCGACCTGCGCATCGACACCTACCGCTCCAGCGGCGCCGGCGGCCAGCACGTCAACACCACCGACTCCGCCATCAGGATCACCCATATCCCCACCGGGACCGTGGTCGCCTGCCAAAGCGAGCGGAGCCAGCACATGAACAAGGCCACCGCCATGAAGGTGCTGCGCTCTAAGCTCTACGAGATGGAGCTGCGCGAGCGGGAGGCGAAGGCCTCGGACATCGCGGGGGAGAAGAAGGAAATCGGCTGGGGGAGCCAGATCCGCTCCTACGTCCTGCACCCCTACAAGATGGTGAAGGACCTGCGCACCGGGGTGGAGAGCGGCAACCCGGACTCGGTTTTAGACGGCGCCCTGGACGATTTCGTGGTCCCGTACCTGATGGGGGTGCGCCGGGAGACGAAGGACATTTAG
- a CDS encoding diacylglycerol kinase has translation MKPTSFVESVNCAIEGVLYTARTQKHMRHHFLAALVVLVAALLLRITLLEFMLLALAISFVLFAELLNTAIEVVVDMISPEFHPMAKLAKDVAAGAVLVAAFGTAIMGYLVLSKYIFPMEKRLLAMVGTGSELGIIVSVILVLIAVIILKGVTASGTPLKGGLPSGHSAVAFSIATSVTLQAQDPLIALLCLILALMVSHSRLLLRIHTMREVVYGALTGVSITVVVNLLFNAFA, from the coding sequence ATGAAGCCGACCAGCTTCGTCGAATCGGTGAACTGCGCCATAGAGGGGGTCCTCTACACGGCGCGCACCCAGAAGCACATGCGGCACCATTTTCTGGCCGCGCTGGTGGTGCTGGTGGCCGCGCTGTTATTGCGGATCACCCTGCTGGAGTTCATGCTGCTGGCGCTCGCCATCAGCTTCGTGCTCTTCGCCGAGCTTTTGAACACCGCCATCGAGGTGGTGGTCGACATGATCTCCCCCGAATTCCACCCCATGGCCAAGCTGGCCAAGGACGTCGCTGCGGGCGCCGTCCTCGTGGCCGCCTTCGGGACCGCGATCATGGGGTACCTGGTGCTGTCGAAGTACATTTTCCCGATGGAAAAGAGGTTGCTTGCCATGGTCGGAACCGGTTCTGAGCTGGGTATCATCGTCTCCGTGATCCTGGTGCTCATCGCCGTCATCATACTGAAGGGGGTGACCGCCAGCGGCACGCCGCTCAAGGGGGGGCTCCCCAGCGGCCACTCCGCGGTCGCCTTCTCCATCGCCACCTCGGTTACGCTGCAGGCCCAGGATCCGCTCATAGCGCTTTTGTGCCTGATCCTCGCCCTGATGGTGAGCCACTCAAGGCTTTTGCTGAGGATCCACACCATGCGGGAAGTGGTGTACGGCGCGCTGACCGGAGTCTCGATCACCGTGGTGGTGAACCTGCTATTCAATGCCTTCGCCTGA
- a CDS encoding DUF1015 domain-containing protein has translation MAFIKPFKAVRPKKELAEQVAALPYDVMNTEEAVAMAAGNKVSFLHISRPEIDLPQATDVHSEEVYVKGRENLESFLAQGVLVQDESEQYYVYRQKMGGITQTGLVVCAGVDDYQTGTIKKHELTRADKEEDRVRHIDVLNANDEPVFYTYRNNPEITRTIEQVTKGEPVYDFTTNDRVSHALWTIADRALIDSLTRSFAAIPTLYVADGHHRSAAASRVRDLRKNANAKHTGSEEYNYFLTVIFPDNEMTIMPYNRVVKDLNGRTVAEYMARVAERFEVTPVSGPVNPGERHLFGMFLAGKWYELVPREDSFVETDPVASMDVSILQDNLLNPVLGVRNPRTDQRIHFVGGIRGVEELERVVNSGEYEVAFSLFPTSIEELMSLADVDKIMPPKSTWFEPKLRSGLFIHMLD, from the coding sequence ATGGCATTTATCAAGCCGTTCAAAGCGGTACGCCCGAAGAAGGAGCTGGCCGAGCAAGTGGCCGCTCTCCCCTATGACGTCATGAACACCGAAGAGGCCGTCGCGATGGCCGCCGGGAACAAGGTGAGCTTTTTGCACATCTCCCGTCCGGAGATCGACCTCCCCCAGGCGACGGATGTCCATTCGGAAGAGGTGTACGTCAAGGGGCGCGAAAACCTGGAGAGTTTCCTGGCGCAGGGGGTGCTGGTTCAGGACGAAAGCGAGCAGTATTACGTATACCGCCAGAAGATGGGGGGCATCACCCAGACCGGCCTGGTGGTCTGCGCCGGGGTGGACGACTACCAGACCGGCACCATCAAAAAGCACGAGCTCACCCGCGCAGACAAGGAAGAGGACCGGGTCAGGCACATCGACGTGTTGAACGCGAACGACGAGCCGGTTTTCTACACCTACCGCAACAACCCCGAGATCACCCGGACCATCGAGCAGGTCACCAAGGGGGAGCCGGTGTACGACTTCACCACCAACGACCGCGTCTCCCACGCTCTCTGGACCATCGCCGACCGCGCCCTCATCGACTCGCTCACCCGCAGCTTCGCTGCCATCCCGACACTCTACGTCGCCGACGGTCACCACCGCAGCGCCGCCGCGAGCCGGGTGCGCGACTTGAGGAAAAACGCCAACGCCAAGCACACCGGCAGCGAAGAGTACAACTACTTCCTCACCGTGATCTTCCCGGACAACGAGATGACCATCATGCCTTACAACCGCGTGGTGAAGGACCTCAACGGGCGGACCGTGGCCGAATACATGGCCCGGGTCGCCGAGCGCTTCGAGGTCACCCCGGTCTCTGGCCCGGTCAACCCGGGCGAGCGGCACCTGTTCGGCATGTTCCTGGCCGGGAAGTGGTACGAGCTGGTCCCCCGCGAGGACTCCTTTGTCGAGACGGACCCGGTGGCGTCGATGGACGTCTCAATCCTCCAGGACAACCTGCTCAACCCCGTTCTCGGGGTGCGCAACCCGAGGACCGACCAGCGCATCCATTTCGTCGGCGGCATCCGCGGCGTTGAGGAACTGGAGCGGGTGGTGAACTCGGGAGAGTACGAGGTCGCCTTCTCACTCTTCCCGACCTCCATCGAGGAGCTCATGTCCCTTGCCGACGTGGACAAGATCATGCCGCCCAAGTCGACCTGGTTCGAACCGAAACTAAGAAGCGGGCTGTTCATCCACATGCTCGACTAG